The following proteins come from a genomic window of Methanocella conradii HZ254:
- a CDS encoding helix-turn-helix transcriptional regulator: MRTRIKEYRARHNLTQEDLANLVGVRRETIVFLEKGKYNPSLKLAHDVARALHATIDELFIFDEEENEVVEER; this comes from the coding sequence ATGAGGACGCGCATCAAGGAATACCGTGCCCGCCACAACCTGACGCAGGAGGACCTGGCGAACCTGGTCGGGGTTAGAAGGGAGACCATAGTATTCCTGGAGAAGGGCAAGTACAACCCGTCGCTGAAGCTGGCCCACGACGTCGCCAGGGCGCTTCACGCCACCATAGACGAGCTCTTCATCTTCGACGAGGAGGAAAACGAGGTGGTGGAAGAGCGATGA